A window of the Catharus ustulatus isolate bCatUst1 chromosome 23, bCatUst1.pri.v2, whole genome shotgun sequence genome harbors these coding sequences:
- the HSD17B1 gene encoding 17-beta-hydroxysteroid dehydrogenase type 1: MAWPCWPALPAMERTTVLITGCSSGIGLGLAARLAADSARRFKVYATMRDLAKGERLLERLGGRCPDTLELLQLDVTDPCSLAAAAQQVQGQRLDVLVCNAGVGLMGPLETCSDQAMKTLFDVNLFGAVRTIQAFLPAMKSRRAGRIIVSSSIGGVQGLPFNAVYCASKFAVEGLCESLAIVLRPFNIHLTLVQCGPVHTSFQANLQRPDPEGSEMRGLDAETQGLYRRYLGHCQSIFRDAAQEVEEVLPVFLDAIGSPCPPLRCASTQLLAPLWRLRLSSPDGSAYVRAMHDFVFGGSEAGGDQP; encoded by the exons ATggcatggccctgctggccagcactgccagccatgGAGAGAACCACGGTGCTGATCACGGGCTGCTCCTCAGGCATCggcctggggctggctgcacGCCTGGCAGCCGACAGCGCTCGCCGGTTCAAAG TTTATGCCACCATGCGTGACCTGGCCAAGGGTGAGCGGCTGCTGGAGCGCCTGGGGGGCCGCTGCCCTGACAcgctggagctcctgcagctcgaTGTCACTGACCCCTGCTCACTGGCAGCTGCCGCACAGCAAGTGCAGGGACAGCGGCTGGATGTGCTGG TCTGCAATGCAGGGGTGGGACTGATGGGACCGCTGGAGACCTGCTCTGACCAAGCCATGAAAACTCTCTTCGATGTGAATCTCTTCGGGGCTGTCCGCACCATCCAGGCATTCCTGCCTGCCATGAAGAGCCGCAGGGCCGGGCGGATCATTGTCTCCAGCAGCATTGGGGGGGTGCAAG ggctgccttTCAATGCTGTGTACTGCGCCAGCAAGTTTGCAGTGGAGGGGCTGTGCGAGAGTCTGGCCATCGTCCTGCGACCCTTCAACATCCA CCTGACGCTGGTGCAGTGCGGGCCCGTCCACACCAGCTTCCAGGCCAACCTGCAGCGCCCCGACCCGGAGGGCAGCGAGATGCGGGGCCTGGACGCCGAGACGCAGGGGCTGTACCGCCGGTACCTGGGGCACTGTCAGAGCATCTTCCGCGACGCGGCCCAGGAGGTGGAGGAGGTCCTGCCG GTATTCCTGGACGCCATCGGCAGCCCCTGCCCGCCCCTTCGCTGCgccagcacccagctcctggccccGCTCTGGCGCCTGCGGCTGAGCAGCCCCGACGGCTCCGCGTACGTCCGCGCCATGCACGACTTCGTGTTCGGCGGCAGCGAGGCCGGCGGGGACCAGCCCTGA